Within Candidatus Hydrogenedentota bacterium, the genomic segment AGGACATGGAGAACGGCGGCGCGTTTCCGCGCATGGCAATGTTCCGGGACGAGACCACCCGGCAGGCGACCACATTCAACCTGGACACGGGCGGAAAAACCTTTCCCGCGCCTCGCGGACAGCGGGTGACCCTGGCGGAGGTCAAGGGTTCCGGACACATCGCCAGCCTGTGGATGACCTTTCCGGGCTGGTTCTGGCAGCACTGGAACACGGGCGCGGCCATCAGTCAGAGCATTTTGAAGACGCTGATCCTGCGCATTTACTGGGACGGCGCGGCGCGCCCGGCGGTGGAGTGCCCGGCGGGGGACTTTTTCGGACTGGGCCTCTGCGAGGCGGGGAATTTCGCGTCAAGCCGTTTCGGGCTCTCAAGCGGGGGCTTCTTCTGCAAGTTTCCCATGCCCTACCGCAAGTCTTTCCGCATCGAGGTGGAAAACCTGGACGAGACGATTGACACGGTGATTTTCATGAATGCCCTGCACCAGGAGCACGCGGCGGTGCCGGAGGAGGCGGGCTATTTCCACGCCCAGTTCAACACGGGCCGGAAGGCGGGCTCCGAGCCGCTGTGGGTGGGTGAATGGCGGGGGCGGGGGCATTTCGCGGGCCTGACCCTGGCGATGCAGGGGGAGGACCGGAACTACCTGAGTTTTCTGGAGGCGCCCGAGCACATCCACATAGACGACGACTGGGACCGCCCCCGCATCACGGGCACGGGCCTGGAGGACTATTTCCTGGGCGGCTGGTATTTCCGCGAGGGGACATTTGCGGGACCGCACCACGGGGTGCCGTCGAAGGACACACTGAACGCGTCCATCGCCATGTACCGCATCCACGAGGACGACGCGGTCCGTTTCCGGCGGCGGTTCAAGATGGGCTTTGTCAACCCGTGGTCGCCGGACCGGCTGCGCCCCTACGCCTTTTCCAGCGCGGCTTTCGCCTATGTGGACACGCCGGAGGGGCAGGGCGCGCCCCTGCCCGGACGGGACGGGCTGCTGTGCTGGCACCGCACCCGGAACACGGACCACCAGAGCATTCCGTGATGCGGACCCGGCCGGCCCGTTTGAAACAACAGGGCCTCCCGGCGGTAGTAATGGCAGTTCCGGAAATGCACGGCGGCGGGCGGCTCCCGTGAGGCAGCGGGAAATCCCCCCCCGCCGTGTGGCATAATGCCCCGGTCCCCGATGGACGGTTGAGACGGTCAAGGCGCCAATCAAGCCGGAAAAAGCGCCATAAAAATGCCTTTGCAGGAAAACCACGCTTTTTTATGAGAATCCACACCCGCGCAGACGATGCCATTGTTTCCTATACCCGGTGGGTGATCCGTTACCGGTGGCCGGTCCTCATTTTCACCCTTGCCCTCACGGGCGTGGCGTCCTACGGTTTCCGGTACTTCGCGCTTGAAAACGACTACCGGGTGTTCTTTTCGCACGACGACCCGAAGCTGGTCGCCTATGAGGCGACACAGAACATGTACACGAAGGACGAGAGCCTTTTCTTCGTGGTGACGGCGAAGTCGGGAAACCTGTTTGACCGGAAGGTGCTTGAGGGGTTGAACTTCCTCACGGAGGAGTCCTGGAAACTGCCGCACACGCTGCGCGCGGACTCGCTGACGAATTTCCAGCACGCCCGCGCGGAGGGGGACGACCTCTTCGTGGAGCCGCTGATTGGCGACCTTGCGTCAATGAGCGACGCGGACCTGGAAAAGGCCCGGGAAATCGCCCTGGGCGAGCCCCTGCTTGTGAACCGCCTGATCAAGGCGGGCAGCGCGGTGACGGGGGTGAACCTGACGGTGCACATACCGGAGGAGACGGGCAATCCGGGGGCGGTGCTGACGAAGGCCGCGAAAGAACTTGCCGCGGAGACGATGCGGCGGTATCCCGAGGTGGAAATCGGCCTGACGGGCCTGATTCCGCTGAACAACGCCTTTCGCGAGTCCACGTTGCATGACCTGAAAACGCTGATTCCCGTGATGATCGTGGTGCTGCTCGTCATGATGGCGGTGATGCTCCAGTCGTTCTGGCTGATGCTTGCGGTGGCGGTGGTGGTGCTGATGTCCACGGCGGCGTCCGTGGGCATCGTGTGCTGGATGGGCTACCGGATATCGAACCCGGTGACGCCCGCCCCGCTGATCATCCTCACCCTGGCGGTGGCCGACTGCGTGCACATCATCATGACCATGCAGTTTCAGATGCGGCACGGGCTGAAGCGGCGCGCGGCCATCATCGAGAGCATGCGGATCAACATGAACCCGGTCTTCGTCACCAGCCTGACCACGGCCATCGGGTTCCTGAGCATGAACTTCAAATCGGCGCCGCCGGTGCAGTTGATGGGGAACGTGGTCTCCCTGGGCGTCCTGATTGCCTGGGTGCTGGCGGCGCTGTTCCTTCCCGCGCTCCTGTCGGCGCTGCCGTTCCATGTGCGCCCGAACAACATGGACGCGCGGGTGCAGGCGGCGATGGCGCGGCTTGCGGAGTGGGTGATCCGGCGGCGGCGGCCCATCCTGTGGGCGCTTACTGGACTCACCCTGGTCTTCGCGGCCTTTGTGCCGAAAATACACATCAACAACCAGTTCGCGGAATGGTTTGAAAAAGGGTACCCCATCCGTCGGGACACGGAATACCTGATGGAGAATCTCACGGGCATCTACATGCTCACCTACTCGATTGGCGCGGGCGAGAGCGGCGGGGTGAACGACCCGGAATATCTGCAAAACCTGGACAAATACGCCGCCTGGCTGCGCGCGCAGGACGGGGTGGTGCATGTGAGCTCGGTCGCGGACACGATCAAGCGGCTGAACAAGAGCATGCACGGGGACGACCCGGCCATGTACCGGCTGCCGGAGACGCGGGACATGGCGGCGCAGTACCTGCTCCTGTACGAGATGTCCCTGCCGATGGGCATAGACCTGAACACGGAAATCAACGTGGACAAGTCGGCCACGCGCATGGTCGTGACCACGGCGAACCTGCCCTCGGAGAAGATGGCCGTGCTGATACGGCGCAGCGAGCAGTGGCAGCGGGAGAACCTCCCGGCGCGCATGTACAGCGACGCCATCGGGCCGACGGTCCTCTTCTGCGACATTTCCCGCACCATGTTCGAGTCCATGATGATCAGCGCGCCGTTCTCGCTGATTCTGGTGATTCTGTGCCTGATGGTGTCCCTGCGGACCTTCCGGCTGGGGCTGCTGGCGGCCTTCCCGAACCTGATGCCCCTGGCCATCGGGCTGGGCTTCTGGGGCATGACCCAGTGGGACATGAATTTCAGCATGACCTCCATTGTCGCCATGACCATCGGCATCATTGTGGACAACACCATCCACTTCCTGAGCAAGTACCTGCGCGCGCGGCGCGAGCACGGGTTGTGCGGCGCCGACAGCGTCCGCTACGCCTTCTCCACCTGCGGCGTGGCCCTCTGGACCAACGCGGTGGTGCTGGTGGCGGGCTTCGCCGTCATGACCCTCTCGGTGATGGTCTTCTGCGACAACATGGGCGTGCTGAGCACGATCATGATCATTTCGGCCCTGGTCTCCAACCTGGGCCTGCTGCCCGCCCTGCTGATGTGGGCGGACCCGGACAAGAGACGGAACTACCGTTCCCTGAAGGAGCTGCAACATGAAGAACAAGTCCTGGCCGTCAAGGCCGACGCCTAATCCGGCCCTCCTCCTGCTGGCCCTGGCCGCACTGCTGGCCGCGCCCGGCGCGCTCTTCGCCGAGACCCCGGAGGAGCTGGGCCTGAAAATCGCCCAGGAGGCCTCGAACCGCGACAAGGGCTATGGGGACACCAGCTCGGAGCTGTTCATGGTGCTCCGGAACCGCAACGAGAACGAGACCCGGCTGGAGCTGCGCATCAAGACGCTGGAAATGCCCGGCGACGCCCTGCGCGCGCTGGTGGTCTTCGACACGCCGAAGGACGTGCGCGGCACGGCGCTGCTGACCTACGCCTACGCGGACAAGGACGACGAGCAGTGGCTGTACCTGCCCTCCGTGGCGCGCGTGAAGCGGATCGCCGGGGGCAACCAGTCGGGGCCGTTCATGGGCAGCGAGTTCGCCTTCGAGGACATGGGCAGCCAGCGGGTCGAGAAGTACACCTACAAGCACCTGCGCGACGAGGCGCTGGACGGACAGGACTGCTTTGTCATCGAGCGGTACCCGCTGAACACGAAGTCGGGCTACTCGAAACAGGTGGCCTGGCTGGACAAGGAGGCCTACCGCATCCACAAGGTGGACTATTATGACCGGAAGGACGCGCTGCTGAAG encodes:
- a CDS encoding DUF2961 domain-containing protein, which produces MENGGAFPRMAMFRDETTRQATTFNLDTGGKTFPAPRGQRVTLAEVKGSGHIASLWMTFPGWFWQHWNTGAAISQSILKTLILRIYWDGAARPAVECPAGDFFGLGLCEAGNFASSRFGLSSGGFFCKFPMPYRKSFRIEVENLDETIDTVIFMNALHQEHAAVPEEAGYFHAQFNTGRKAGSEPLWVGEWRGRGHFAGLTLAMQGEDRNYLSFLEAPEHIHIDDDWDRPRITGTGLEDYFLGGWYFREGTFAGPHHGVPSKDTLNASIAMYRIHEDDAVRFRRRFKMGFVNPWSPDRLRPYAFSSAAFAYVDTPEGQGAPLPGRDGLLCWHRTRNTDHQSIP
- a CDS encoding MMPL family transporter, with protein sequence MRIHTRADDAIVSYTRWVIRYRWPVLIFTLALTGVASYGFRYFALENDYRVFFSHDDPKLVAYEATQNMYTKDESLFFVVTAKSGNLFDRKVLEGLNFLTEESWKLPHTLRADSLTNFQHARAEGDDLFVEPLIGDLASMSDADLEKAREIALGEPLLVNRLIKAGSAVTGVNLTVHIPEETGNPGAVLTKAAKELAAETMRRYPEVEIGLTGLIPLNNAFRESTLHDLKTLIPVMIVVLLVMMAVMLQSFWLMLAVAVVVLMSTAASVGIVCWMGYRISNPVTPAPLIILTLAVADCVHIIMTMQFQMRHGLKRRAAIIESMRINMNPVFVTSLTTAIGFLSMNFKSAPPVQLMGNVVSLGVLIAWVLAALFLPALLSALPFHVRPNNMDARVQAAMARLAEWVIRRRRPILWALTGLTLVFAAFVPKIHINNQFAEWFEKGYPIRRDTEYLMENLTGIYMLTYSIGAGESGGVNDPEYLQNLDKYAAWLRAQDGVVHVSSVADTIKRLNKSMHGDDPAMYRLPETRDMAAQYLLLYEMSLPMGIDLNTEINVDKSATRMVVTTANLPSEKMAVLIRRSEQWQRENLPARMYSDAIGPTVLFCDISRTMFESMMISAPFSLILVILCLMVSLRTFRLGLLAAFPNLMPLAIGLGFWGMTQWDMNFSMTSIVAMTIGIIVDNTIHFLSKYLRARREHGLCGADSVRYAFSTCGVALWTNAVVLVAGFAVMTLSVMVFCDNMGVLSTIMIISALVSNLGLLPALLMWADPDKRRNYRSLKELQHEEQVLAVKADA
- a CDS encoding outer membrane lipoprotein-sorting protein; protein product: MKNKSWPSRPTPNPALLLLALAALLAAPGALFAETPEELGLKIAQEASNRDKGYGDTSSELFMVLRNRNENETRLELRIKTLEMPGDALRALVVFDTPKDVRGTALLTYAYADKDDEQWLYLPSVARVKRIAGGNQSGPFMGSEFAFEDMGSQRVEKYTYKHLRDEALDGQDCFVIERYPLNTKSGYSKQVAWLDKEAYRIHKVDYYDRKDALLKTLTLTDYKQYLDKHWRPGKMEMINHQNGKSTLLEWKNYQFRAGLTERDFDQNSLKNVR